CGCAGGCGGGCGTCCCGGTCGAGCCACTCCTTGGCCAGCCAGTCATTGAGCGCACGGCAGAACGCGTCCGCCATATCCTCGGAAAACACCATCTGCACGCCGTAGAGCGGGTTGCAGATCGCGTGGCGAAGCTGAAAGGCATCGAGCGCCTGGCGCTGCACGTCGGCAAGGCTCGTGCCCGGCTTGCCCTGGCTCGGCCACCAATCCGGTCGTGCCGAGATCGGCGAGTTCGGCGGATAGGACTGCGAGACCAGATCGGTCATGCCGCGGGTCGTCACCTGGTCGCGCCAGTAATCGTTCAGATAAGGCAGCAGGCTCGTCAGATGCGGAACGGCCGGATGCAGGTCGCAATCCACGCCGCCCGGGACCGGTGACGTCATGACATGGCCTCCCGGCGTCTCCTCTCCCCATTGAAGCAGGCGCATCGGTCGGCCGCAACTCGGCAAACCCGATGCCGCTATGCTAGGAATCGGGGAAAGACCGGGCTGGGGAGGTATTGATGATCCGTATTGCCATCGCCGCGACGACGACCGCGCTGTTCCTCACCGCAAGCGCCCTCGCCCAGCAGCCGCAGCAACAGCCCGCACCGCCGCCGGTCGATTTCTCCAAGGTCGAGATCAAGACCACCGACCTCGGCGACCACGTCTACATGCTGGAGGGCCAGGGCGGCAACATCACGGCCGCGGTCGCCAGGGACGGCATCATCATGGTCGACAGCGAGTTCGCGCCGCTGCACGACAAGATCAAGGCCGCAATCGCCAACATTTCCAGCCTGCCGATCAAGTACCTCGTCAACACCCACTTCCATGGCGACCATACCGGCGGCAACGAGCCGTTCGCCAGGGACGGCGCCACCGTCATCGCCGAGGCCAATGTGAAGAAGCGGCTTGCCGCCGGGACGACGAACGGTCTGACGGGGGTCAAGACGCCGCCGGCGCCGGAAGCCGCGCTGCCGGCGAAAACCTATACCGGCGCGTTCAAGCTGCGGCTGAACGGCCGCGTCGCCGACCTCAAGCACAT
This genomic interval from Bradyrhizobium sp. NP1 contains the following:
- a CDS encoding MBL fold metallo-hydrolase, which encodes MIRIAIAATTTALFLTASALAQQPQQQPAPPPVDFSKVEIKTTDLGDHVYMLEGQGGNITAAVARDGIIMVDSEFAPLHDKIKAAIANISSLPIKYLVNTHFHGDHTGGNEPFARDGATVIAEANVKKRLAAGTTNGLTGVKTPPAPEAALPAKTYTGAFKLRLNGRVADLKHIPSAHTDGDTYVWFKTANVLSTGDTFTNGRYPNIDFANGGNIKGMIAAADVYLKLVNDRSRIVPGHGPVADKAALQAYRAMLVTARDRMEKLVKEGKSEADVLAAKPFADLDAKWAPSELASTNFIRVVYHSLADKTEKKPLLKRILRRS